aactttatttcaactAGTTCTTTTGCACTTCATATAACGGGTAAACTAATTCGAAAGGTTTTAACACTTACTTTATTTACATACTTAAAGACTATTAATGCAGTATGCAGACGAGACCAAAAATCGCATGATTCATttttctctcgaaacaatcTAATGCCTCTGCAGTCTGCACCATATAGCAGAAGTGGTATGGTAAGAGTCTTGTATAGGGACACTTAGTTGTTCCAGAGAGGGCTTTGCATGTCAATTGGcttctcaaaccaaagtagcagcggCTGGCAAGAGTAATCctccgtttgatttcagcgctTGTATTTTTGTCTGTGTTTACAGCGGAGCCTAGGTGAAGTTCTTAACTACCTCGAAATTATGACTGTCCATGGTGACACTTTGTCCAATAATACGTGCGTAGTGTGAATAATTGGTCGATGGTTGACTTTCCTGTGGTCTGTTTCACCAAATACAATTCAAAATcacaaatttgtactttttttttttaacaaatttgttGCTTTTTGCATGTGTTTAAAAGTTGTCGGAACGGAATTTGtcaattattttacattttttgtgaaaaagtacTTGTAAATTGTAATTTGTAAGATGGTGAAATAGGCCCATGGTCTAAAGCAACAATGATAGGACCTGCGGcagctaaaataaaaagttatacagGCATTAATGTTAAAAAGCAATTGACCATCAAAGCCCTCTCGAGCAAGGTGTCCCTATACAAGACTCTCATCATACCAGTTCTGCTATATGGTGCAGAGGCGATTGTTTCGAGAGAGAAGTTCTTCGGTCCATATGCATTTATGGTGATTGGAGAAGGTAAAACAACCATAAAAGTGCAGCGCCTAAGATGGCTAGGTCATGTAGAGTGCATAGAAAACAAAGCTTCGACTCCAAACCAAAGGGACGACGCAGTAGAGGAAAACCCCGTttgaggtggcgcaaccaagtgaAAGAAGGCCCCAATGAACTTGGCGGgcgaaactggaagcagcgatATAAGAATAGAGCTGGCGAtagaagcttgttggttgagctCCAAATGGCACTGATAACCCTAAGTAAGTGAGTATAAGTAAGGATGTTTCAAAGTCCTTAGAACAAAACAGAAATTGACCTAAACGTGAAGCATTTTAAAGCTACTTTACGCTAGTTTCCCTAATTTTGATGAGCTATTggtaaatttcaatttatggctgccacaaaaaaaaaaaaaacgcaatgcTAGCGATTAAGTAGCAAACAACAAAacatttgtttatcttttttccAAACCAgcggtcgaattacggcataccaTTACCATCATACGTTACCGTTTTGACTATTGTTGCCTCTATTTATTCAGgacaaaaagataaagaaatATAGCGTCAGTATGAACTTTTGTATGGAATATTCACACGACTAGCAATCCATGCATAGTAAGTCAACGGGCGTTTCAATCCCTGCGTTCAATGTAGGCCACCTAAACCTAAGTTGAGAATTTTTAAAGCCTCAGATGTCATAAAAAGTAAGGTGACATTTGGTCCCAACCAATCAGAGTCTCTTAAAattcaggggtcgaattacggcatacgattacgatcatgcGTTAACGGTTTGACTATTGCTGATAGAAAAAGATAGAGAAATATATCTAGAACTTTACGTCAGTTGGAGTGCGTTGAACGCGGGGAATGTATTAGAGTAGagataggaacaagcactctaCATTCGGCCTTATCTAGAATTCCCTTTGTATCGGAAGTTTGCTACGATTCACGAAAAACAATCACGGAATCCGtccgtaatggaaaatttcatacaaattgtgGCTACGATCgaattttgtgattgtttttcgGACATCGGACAAgattatatctaaaaaaatcattaattgcggaaaaaaatctgtaaatcACCGgagaacttaaaaaatttagaaaaatttcttAAGTTTGCTGGATACAGCCATATGAGCCGCTGTACATCATAATCGATAAGGTAACAAAACCTTCGTCTATAAGCACTgcttagatcattttttttctgtaaataatatcccttaaaatttttgaaaattagtttaaaaaaataatcaaaaattcataaaaaacctCTGCTTATTTCATAAGTTTTTTGTGAATCTATTCAAATGCGAACTGCTTTTATTATGAgcaaaagttttctttttcggCAAATACTGCTACAggtagttttttattttctttgaaaatttcctTTTCCCATAGACTCTACATtatttgggatatttttttatcattacaTGAGGCCATCTGCTTCTGCCAGTTGTTTAATCTGTGGTTTGGCTCATGACAGATTTGTTAAAACAAAGGTTAAACATTTTTAACCATAGAATGTCTGTTTCTAATTTCTCTGTTTAACTTTTGTTTATGGTTATAAAAACTGCTTTTGTTtaacttattttgtttatttgggtaagttttttttatttattcattttatcATTTCTCTTATAATTGCAAACCAATATTTCCAGCATTAAAATGTCCGAGAAAATCAAACGATCAAGTAGATTCTCTGAAGCTGAGGAAAAAATTCTGATTGCATTAATTCTGGAAAAAaggcatatttttgaaaataaaaaaacagatgctttctcatcaaaattaaaagataaaacTTGGGAAGAAGTGGCACAACGTTTTAATTCATCGTCACTTGAAGAAGTacctataaacattttttaatcaatgccTTTTTATCTTATAACAACTTCTTGTTTTGAAAATCTGTAGTTTCGAACTCCTAGAGTTCTCAAAGAAAAATACAATAACCTAAAGCGACTCCttcgaagaaaacaaaaacaacaaaaacgtgGAATTCTAGAagttgatgataatgatgatgatgagttcccaccaaaaaagaaaacaaaagaaaatctgCTTCAAGATCTTAACGATGTGATATGTTCGAGTTCGAGTGCCGATGGAATAGAATCAAGGTAATAACATCTACCCTCAACTGCAGCCCTACATAAACTTACTTTTCTCTTCTAGATTGGAAGGCGACGGCAACGATGACAACCCTATATTTGAGGAACAAATTTGTGATCAAATTGATTACAAAGAAGAAACATTCGAATTAGTGAATGACGACTACACTGATGAAGATGAAGAAGCATCTGCTGAAAATGCCAATGACGAGGAAACAGGAGAAATTGTTGAAATACAAATAAATGACGTAAAACCTTTTGTTGATTATAGCCTTATAACGAAACACGAACCGAATGATGCTCCAAATCCAAATACaactaaaaacaacaacactaaTTTAAAGGAACAAATTCTTAAACAACAGCTCCATCATGCTAGCTTGCAGCATGAGCAAAAAATGCAAATTGCTCGTTTGGAACACAAGCAGAGAATGCAACACTTAATGGAAgaacataaaatgaaaattagaGTTTTGGAAGCTGAATTAAGAGTAAAGAAATCACTtataaattttgattaatttgaaaatatatatttttataacgaATCACAGGTATCaaatttgataataattgtaatattaagcaaaaaaaatccgaattatttatatttttagagaACTATCATCTCATTCTGAGCATATTTAGTCAGTTAAGGTTTCTTAATCAATTTGGATTCATTTTTGACGACACATAAGCTTGAAATtctgttaatgtttttttttttttttgtagtctcCCCACAGTCAAAACTTATATAATATCCTTCAAAGTAGGCTATTAGAACATTAGATAAACTACAAAACATCTGTTTCTTCAAAAGTTGGAGAATCGGGGTATAAATCTATGTACGGTTTACGGTATGAAGCAGATACGTGAGAGAGTTAtaatcccctcgacatcgagatcataacagcgtcGAATTGATGGAAGAAGAAAGATAGAATATTTATAAGTGTAttagattatattttttttaggtgcAATGGCAGTGAAAAATAtagcttttttttactttttagattATTAAAACAAGTTTCCAGCTTCGAAAATTTGCTGAAAAACcaagttgaaaattttattaagaagCATAATTACTTTCAGATAAAAAAGGCTTGTTCCCAATAGGGGACCTTTTAAATAGCATTTGTTTACTATCAACACAATGTCATTATATTGATTGTTTTGGGCTCTTGAAAGGAAAGATACAGAATATTGTTTGCCAGTCATATGTCTGTTTGTCTCAAAcacgttatttaattttttgggcccTTTTTGTAAAATTCCTCGTAAGATCATCTGGTCTGTCTTTGAGTGCggctttgaaattaaattaatgttaatttattattaattaatttattcgaGGCCCTATAATGGTTCGGGCCTCTGAAAATTGTGCGTCTAGTGAACATTACACTACATGATACAACTAAACAGATAGCGCACTCgcgtttataattttgtttcgttCTGCGCATCTACGTCACAGACTCTCAAAGAGTTTGACATTCCTTCTTCAGCATAGGaattcaaagcaaatcatgtctgtattttggtttgcagttttcttttttatattaaaatgttaatatacatttattttttcacaaatcgatttaaaagtttaaaaaattgtttgttcttGTCGATTAAAGCAATTTGATgttgttttcatcaaaaaatgtcaacttaaagtaaatattaaatGCAATAACAACAGAAATTAGAGTGAAATCCCGCCAAAAATACCTACTTGCCTCAACTCAGTAACGTCAGCGAGGCGCATAAAAGTGTGAAAACCAACAACAAACATGCGCAATGCCATATCTTTAGTAGTTGTATCATGATTACACTAGGCAAATAATTTATAGTTTAGTTACGTGAACATATAAGATCTATTTGccttattatttaatttatacatATTAACAAAATTCTTCCCTGCATGATTTTCCGTTGGGCCCTGGGGCACCACCACCCCacgaaaataataaaagaaatttttttaaaatcataacttcttaattcataaattctgaatttgaacGAAATTCTGCATGAAAATGTAATTTGGTAAAATAAGAACTTTTATTATTGTTCTTTGGCCAGTAGTAAACCATTTTATGGTAAGGGTATTAAtcataattaataataaataatttattcctATCGACAGGAGGTCCTGGTAGCGTAGCGTAGTGGCGTAAAATGAAATTGTTAATTGTGCAATTTATTACCCTTTAATAAagtaataacaaaaataaataggtgaTAACAAATTGCAATCAAAATTATGTACATCTCATTTAGCCTATTTGTAACTTTTGCAGTTAAACAGTGCCTGATTAATACAAATACGAAGTCGTACGGTTAAGGTGgcgaatttgaaattttgtattgtattgtttTCGGTCGTGCCTATGTCATTTTACATTCTCATAAATTTTCGTTTACTTTTTGttggtggatttttttttttaattttgtttcattcggaatatttttttccctcggAATCTATTGTGCGATCATGAAACTCCGTGAATTCATTTTCAGGGAACAAAAAATCCTGAGATATGGGAAATTTTTCTTGATCATTGTCGTTCCCATGTTTAAAAAGAGGGAAATCCcagattttttattaatttttattttttaggatctagaataaatacaaaaatactttGTACCTACACACActgcttttattttaatttttgcagtTACTGaaggtcaaacaaaattttgttccatTAATCCCACTTTCaggtcaaacaaaattttgttccatTAATCCCAATTTaaggtcaaacaaaattttgttccatTAATCCCACTTTGAgggtatattaaaaaaagatcaaaatatGTATACCTTTTTACTACTATTTTCAACAAGCCCAAAAAAGCGTACAAGGTCCCGAAATATTATGcacataaaaaaagcaaaaatattaaaaatatgtttaaaatttgcaaaaaaaaacatttctactgtttttccaaaaaaaattccaaatttaatttttcgaaattttggttCGAATTCATAGGTATTAAAGCCTAGAATGCATCTGAAGTGAAAtgacaaaatttgaagtctccaaCGAACTTATTAACacaaaaataccatcgggtattacagcaaagtaaaaataataaaaatacaaataaaaaattccagaaaaaccataagaaaataagtttaaaagcaaaaacaaaacaaatataatttcgttcaagatttcgttaatgaaattttgtattcgCTTCAGCTACGTACTATgcttaaagcttaaaaaaaaactttttttaatttgcattacaattttgaacaaatacaaattgtaataatttgtaattttcaaCAATTCTAGCGGTAAATTTCTTCTATTTAGATATATGAACACTGTACCAAAAAATACCCCGTCATCTGTCTTCTGTCATTTTTTTCCCACCTGTCTGTCACCGAAAGATAGTCATGCTTCGCCAAGTAGATTTGGCTATTTCTACGATTTATCATCGTGTTCGTTTCCAATCTTGTAATAATCTCTACAGAAATTTTGCATCTCAAGctcataaaactaaaataatgaataaagtTTACTTTCGCAATGAACCGGGTTCGGCAGAATTGCAAATAAGCTTTCGTTACAAAAATCCCGAAATGAATGTCGACCGAGAGTTCAATTTCTGTCGAACAATGACGGAAAATATTGACGATGCGCTTGTACGAATACGCAACAACATCTCAAAAGAGTTGAataaaaagtcaaagaaaaaacaaaagaaaccaAAACAACAATCTCAACCAGAAGATGGTACTGCTACAATTCCTATTGCTAATAAAGCAGAAGTCGTCCAGGATGTAAGACTCAAAAGCCTTTAGAATAAGATATTGAACTTATAGTCTAAGAGCACACAACAaatttgggagtggaggtataaccaaaatgtaagTATACAGTTTTATAGTCTTATGCGTTCTAATATCGAATCTAAAAGTCTAGCAGCTTTAAATTGCggttttatatggttttcggcgGGTTAAAcatcgcgagttttccaattaatgtgagtaggctaaattaacacaaaatcacattctgaCATTAATCTTGACGATGATATCAATATTACTCAAGATCTAAGCTGTTTAACCGGCtatgttttggagacttttctcttgaatttattgtttgtttgaatTCAAGACTCCAATAATAGAGCCGATATCGTTAGTTTAAAAAGCTTATCGGccgtattctgctattcgattcacgtgaaagtctaaaataagaagcgtttaaatgggcgtttaaattaaattaaattaaaaaagcgttttcgtttggtaattctTAGAACGGTCCGGGATtgtccgatccggaatgccaaacttaattttcagaaatgaataataaacaaaaacacttcTTTACTTTGACGTCTTTTGTGTGAAGatgtgtgcgtgattctcgttttgattctgccttaaaattcggaatcgattttctcttcttttcagaatcagaactgtcattgagtgccaaaggaacagtttcagaatcgttcggaAGAATTCCGGAGagtcccggacgaccaaacgaaaacgctattaaacaatttttttttctttaaaatttataacacaGACGGAAACAAGGTTTTGCTTTCGaaattaatcattttttcaaaGCCATGTTGACGTGCTAAAGGAAggaaatctttcgattcacgtgaatcgaataggaGAATACGGgtgtatatctcaaaatctatttGTCGTAtcgcactgtgggctagaaaGCTTTTTTAGTtggaattaattatagaaaCTCTCGAAATAGTCTAAAATTGCAATTAAAGGTATTTAGATGAGCTCGAATGataaaacaattataattttatgCTACAACCTACACTAATGGTGTCAAATCCTacgattttattttgttttctttgacttttttataagttttcatccgtcgagtgcggttgcgagcgttTCATCCGACGCTTCAGTCAATTTTAGTTCTACCTTAATTCAAAAATAGTGTCAATAAACGcgaacaaaagttgtttttacaaaatatagAAGGTATAATGTTATTAatgcaaataaagaaaaactttatttgaaaacgttcaactggtttttttttttaacgtaagtggtttttctgaatattttcAAAAGCCATATAGCCTAgttactttttaaattatttcgtgcctttttttaaaagcttagcAACTTTCGTGTTATATGAGATCGGTGCTTTTAACATACCTACTTTACTTCAAAATTCATACACAAAAGTTCACTATAGTTACAATTTATTAGAAAATACTACATATATTTGGATAGGTACATAActcattgtaaaaaaaaattatttcaaatgaaaaaaaaatttttcaatgcaatatatttttatttgcaatacaaattttattttcaacgcaaatttttttcatttgcaataaatttttttttaatgcaaaatatttctaGTACctagcaataaatatttttttttcaatgcaaatatttttcagttgcaataattttttttttaatgcaaatatttttcatttgcataaaaactttttttctgtattGAGGAAAAAGtagccttttttgtttttttttttttcgaatacatattttcttttcgattatgtttttatgtagccaatgaatgttttgacctcaattttatatgaacaatttatctatcgaatgaGACTAAAATTAGCAATATTGGAAGAAgttgacttttttaattaatttcagctaatatagcgttctagcccacagtgcaTCGTTTAGATTGGGGTATAAAGGCTTAagggaaatgacagagcatcagtccctgaaaaccatataaagccgcgattcAAAGCTGCCAGagttttgaattcgttattagaacgcataaagctataaaactgcatacttacattttggttatacctcatctcccaaaattttttgtgggctctcggtctttattatatttaaaaaaaaaaaacctgtcttATACTTTCAATAGATTGCTGTCGATTTCATTCAAAGCAATGAGAAACTGTCTTCTGTAACATTTGCCCAAATGATTGCCGACTCTAAAGAACTAAGCCTTCAGGTGCTTGATGATAAATTCGAAGTGGTTGTAAATAATCCCTGGGTTTGCAATTTAGTCTTACCTCAATCCATTCTAGCTGGGTTCATTGTGTATCCTACTAAAATGGAATTGCAATTTTCCGACCGAAAACATTCCATAGGAACATGGTACAAAGGAAAGAAGGTAAGCCAATTGGATTCTAATTGTTAAATCCCTCAATGTCTGAACACTCTTCCTAAGCCCAGTTCAGGAAATCTACAACAAATAGAGTGGATAAAATGCGGAACTGGATTAAGTTATACCACATCTACTGCCGATATAGGCTATCTCATAAAACTAGAACTACAGCCAGGAAATGCCAATTGCCTGGGTCCTTTGGCTGAGGCTATTTCTAAAAATGAAGTCCAAGCTGGTCCTGGTAAATGTCCATTCGAAGAACGTCATATCTTTACAGAGAATCGCCTCAGTGGGGATCAGTTTCGAGTAGTTTCTTACAATATACTTGCCGATTTGTATGCAGATAGTGAACACACTCGAACATTTCTCTTTCCTTACTGTCCGCCATATGCTCTCTCCCTCGACTATAGAAGACAATTGTTTATAAAGGAAATAATTGGCTACAATGGTGATATCATGTGTTTGCAAGAAGTCGATACAAAAGTATTTGATTTAGATTTGAAAccaattttgttggaaaaaggTTATCAAGGATTAATGCAACAGAAAGGATCTAGTGGAGAAGGTGTAGCAACATTCTATCGGAGTGATAGATTTGAAATGATTAGAACAATGGGTATGAATATTGGAGAAAATGTACCAACTTTGCCTGTTTTTCGAGAGCTTTGGGAGAAAATTAAGGATAATAGCAAATTGGTGGAGCGATTGGTGGAACGTGCAACAACTTTACaggtaaaatttgtaaaaaaaaaatttataaattttttttgatatttctaGAAGAATTTGTGATATTGTGAACCGAAGGTGCTGGGCAAACAACTGCATTGTTTGCCTATCAATGGGGatatttttcgatcacagaagttGGCagagttttattgcaatttcatTAATCATACAGTTACACCCTACCACGTAACTTGATACAATCAAGTATCGATAGCAtctaatttggtttttttttttatcatggaGAAGgcttgtttgattttatttgaatcAACTCGATTGTACCAGGTTCAGTTGATGTCAAAGTCATTGTAAAGCGTTTATAGTTCGTCCTTAGATCTTCTCCAATTCATACCACTGATGTTGACTTGTGAGTTCCGCACAGTTGTAACTTTTAACAGTTCGACAGGTAGGTCATCCACATCAGTATCTTTATGGGGGTTATCTTGATATCGCTGTCTTGAACTTGCTATTTGCATTTTGACTTAcaattgggcacgttcaggaaatattagggactagatatttaggcaacgtcattttctgaacggaaatttaagtaaatttacTAAATTAGTTGTGATAGGCATTGAATCCTCGGATGTCGATGATGAGGACCATGTCTGGATTGTGTTTCCTCTTGAACAAGTGAAAGGAAGTCCTCTTTTCGAGGCTCTACAAGGAATTTAAATTGTACTTCAGAATAAGAAGCTTTTTTGATTGCATAATGTAAAGATGAAGGTGGCAAAGGCCGCAGACTTATCATCCATTACCACTCAGTTGCTTATAATTTTGTAGAACGGCACTCCGGGCTTTCATCAGTGTGAGAAGAATATCCCCAAAGATACGCTCAACTTTCATTGCATTTCACATAGATACACATGTATTAAATAGAATCCACCTAGCCTTTAAGAAGTTCTTAACATCCCCAAACAACTGACGGTTTCCTGTCGAAATGGTGTCTCGATTATTCAACGTCACGTTAATCATTTTGCTGTGGCAGAATCTTTCCCCAAGCACAGTATGGTCCTCAAACGTTCCGTTTCTATCAATTAAGGCCTGATAATCGTATTGCTTCTTCTTTTCTAGAATACAAAACTCACAAACTGCTCTCTCAGCGATTtcttaaaaaccaattaaaaaaagaaacaaatttactCCACAGCTCAGCATACTTAAATCCAAAGAAACTGGAAAAATTCTTTGCATAGCAAATACTCACCTCTACTTTCATCCTGATGCTGATCACATCCGTCTTCTACAAGTGGGCTTTTCAATGCTgtatatagaaaatatattgaaaaaacttccCACTGAACTAGCAACTACGGAAGATAATATTTCCTTAGTATTTTGTGGAGATTTCAATTCGGTTCCTGAGTGTGGAATATACAAACTTATGACCGAGAAATTTGTAGATTCTGATTATATTGATTGGAGAAGCAGTAAGAACACAACTTATTTATCTCTACttataaaacaatataaataacattttttttatagatgcTGAAGAAGCCGTAAGAAATGTAACACTTTCTCAACCATTTAGTATAGCCTCTGCATGTGGAACACCTAAATATACAAATTTCACTCACGCATTTGCTGCATGTTTAGATTACATTTTCTACCAAACCGATCGTTTGACTGTGGAGGAAGTAATTCCATTGCCGTCGGACGAACAACTCAAGACACACACTGCCATTCCATCGGTGGTATTCCCTTCGGATCATGTTGCATTAGTAAct
This DNA window, taken from Episyrphus balteatus chromosome 2, idEpiBalt1.1, whole genome shotgun sequence, encodes the following:
- the LOC129910363 gene encoding myb/SANT-like DNA-binding domain-containing protein 4, which translates into the protein MSEKIKRSSRFSEAEEKILIALILEKRHIFENKKTDAFSSKLKDKTWEEVAQRFNSSSLEEFRTPRVLKEKYNNLKRLLRRKQKQQKRGILEVDDNDDDEFPPKKKTKENLLQDLNDVICSSSSADGIESRLEGDGNDDNPIFEEQICDQIDYKEETFELVNDDYTDEDEEASAENANDEETGEIVEIQINDVKPFVDYSLITKHEPNDAPNPNTTKNNNTNLKEQILKQQLHHASLQHEQKMQIARLEHKQRMQHLMEEHKMKIRVLEAELRVKKSLINFD
- the LOC129910768 gene encoding 2',5'-phosphodiesterase 12; translated protein: MLRQVDLAISTIYHRVRFQSCNNLYRNFASQAHKTKIMNKVYFRNEPGSAELQISFRYKNPEMNVDREFNFCRTMTENIDDALVRIRNNISKELNKKSKKKQKKPKQQSQPEDGTATIPIANKAEVVQDIAVDFIQSNEKLSSVTFAQMIADSKELSLQVLDDKFEVVVNNPWVCNLVLPQSILAGFIVYPTKMELQFSDRKHSIGTWYKGKKPSSGNLQQIEWIKCGTGLSYTTSTADIGYLIKLELQPGNANCLGPLAEAISKNEVQAGPGKCPFEERHIFTENRLSGDQFRVVSYNILADLYADSEHTRTFLFPYCPPYALSLDYRRQLFIKEIIGYNGDIMCLQEVDTKVFDLDLKPILLEKGYQGLMQQKGSSGEGVATFYRSDRFEMIRTMGMNIGENVPTLPVFRELWEKIKDNSKLVERLVERATTLQLSILKSKETGKILCIANTHLYFHPDADHIRLLQVGFSMLYIENILKKLPTELATTEDNISLVFCGDFNSVPECGIYKLMTEKFVDSDYIDWRSNAEEAVRNVTLSQPFSIASACGTPKYTNFTHAFAACLDYIFYQTDRLTVEEVIPLPSDEQLKTHTAIPSVVFPSDHVALVTVLKFKT